Proteins encoded by one window of Nicotiana tabacum cultivar K326 chromosome 10, ASM71507v2, whole genome shotgun sequence:
- the LOC107795592 gene encoding frataxin, mitochondrial — MASSSSSKKLLLLRKPLCRALKPNSSPSPSSSIIRRSFLSSSSTHNKYLLEPSVTISKSFLSELSRSYCSRSSPLPDATQGPAAIDYRSLLQEDEYHRLANATIHDLLEKLEEYGDSVDIDGFDVDYGNEVLTLKLGGLGTYVINKQTPNRQIWMSSPVSGPSRFDWDQNSQGWIYRRTKASLRTVLEDELEKLCGSAINLS, encoded by the exons atggcttcttcttcttcttccaaaaaGCTGCTTCTACTTCGAAAACCGCTTTGCAGAGCTCTCAAGCCTAATTCCTCACCATCTCCCTCTTCTTCAATAATACGAAGAtcgtttctttcttcttcttctactcaTAATAAATATCTTCTAGAACCTTCGGTTACTATTTCCAAATCGTTTCTCTCAGAACTTTCTAGAAGCTATTGCTCGCGCTCGTCTCCTCTCCCAGATGCAACTCAAGGTCCTGCCGCTATCGATTACCG TTCTCTGCTGCAGGAAGATGAGTATCACAGACTGGCTAATGCTACTATCCATGACTTGCTAGAGAAGTTGGAG GAATATGGAGACTCAGTTGATATTGATGGTTTCGATGTGGATTATGGG AATGAGGTATTAACGCTGAAGCTTGGGGGCTTGGGAACCTATGTGATAAACAAACAAACGCCCAATAGGCAGATTTGGATGTCTTCGCCAGTGAG cgGCCCGTCAAGGTTTGACTGGGACCAGAACTCTCAAGGTTGGATCTATAGGCGAACCAAGGCTAGCCTGCGAACTGTTTTGGAAGACGAATTAGAAAAACTATGCGGAAGCGCCATTAATCTTTCTTGA